In Vidua chalybeata isolate OUT-0048 chromosome 5, bVidCha1 merged haplotype, whole genome shotgun sequence, one genomic interval encodes:
- the NUP50 gene encoding nuclear pore complex protein Nup50: MAKRIAEKELTDRNWDQEDEAEEVGTFSVASEEVLKNRAIKKAKRRNVGSESESGGAFKGFKGFVLPSGKGGGGFSGFGNGAGIKPLEGLSNGSSSVSSTPPFSSLKSTSETQSAFGSPVSNGPSAAVFAEKKAVSPTANGGSQPCSSGGALSAAHGSGAYHKQLAALNCSVRDWIVKHVNTNPLCDLTPIFRDYERYLASIEQQHGGSSDSSSENESSKTPGPQAVPVFGSSKLQQGSTFLFNNKTEDTSDKKPEASSEKRDPLLGATSTVSFNFGKSVDSSVLCSLGSGTSSSFSFSPGNSGLFGKDANQAKSVTAPSTSLLEAQTDSGNSDDKGGEEEEEEPPKVIVNEIKEDDAFYSKKCKLFYKKDNEFKEKGVGTLHLKPAGNEKTQLLVRADTNLGNILLNVLIPPKMPCTRTGKNNVLIVCVPNPPIDEKNPAVPVTMLIRVKTSEDADELHKILLEKKEA, from the exons ATGGCAAAGAGAATTGCAGAAAAGGAACTGACTGACCGAAACTGGGACCAGGAGGATGAAGCTGAAGAG GTGGGAACATTCTCTGTGGCAAGTGAAGAGGTCCTGAAAAACAGAGctattaaaaaagcaaagcGCCGAAATGTTGGGTCAGAG tctGAAAGTGGAGGAGCTTTTAAAGGGTTTAAAGGCTTTGTATTGCCttctgggaaaggaggaggtgGCTTCAGTGGATTCGGGAATGGAGCAGGAATAAAGCCTTTGGAAGGGCTGTCTAATGGAAGCAGTAGTGTCTCTAGTACTCCTCCTTTCAGCAGTTTGAAGAGCACCTCTGAAACACAATCAGCATTTG GATCCCCAGTGTCAAATGGTCCCAGTGCTGCCGTGTTTGCTGAGAAGAAGGCTGTCAGCCCAACAGCCAACGGcggcagccagccctgctcgTCTGGCGGCGCCTTGAGCGCGGCGCACGGCTCTGGCGCCTACCACAAACAGCTGGCTGCTCTCAACTGCTCCGTGCGTGACTGGATAGTGAAGCACGTTAACACCAACCCCCTGTGCGACCTGACCCCCATCTTCAGGGACTATGAGCGCTACTTGGCCAGCATTGAGCAGCAGCATggaggcagcagtgacagcagctccGAGAACGAAAGCAGCAAGACCCCTGGCCCGCAGGCTGTTCCTGTGTTTGGGAGTTCAAAGCTCCAGCAAGGCTCCACATTTTTGTTTAACAACAAAACTGAGGATACCTCAGACAAAAAGCCTGAAGCTTCATCAGAAAAAAGAGACCCGTTGTTAGGAGCTACATCAACTGTCTCATTTAATTTTGGCAAGAGTGTTGACAGTTCTGTTTTGTGTTCCCTTGGTTCAGGAACATCTAGTagtttctcattttctcctgGGAATTCAGGTTTGTTTGGAAAAGATGCAAACCAGGCCAAGTCTGTCACTGCACCATCCACCAGTTTATTGGAAGCTCAGACAGACAGTGGCAATAGTGATGACAAAG gaggggaagaggaggaagaagagccACCAAAAGTCATtgttaatgaaataaaagaagatgATGCTTTCTACTCAAAGAA gtGCAAACTGTTCTACAAAAAAGATaatgaatttaaagaaaaaggtgtAGGAACATTACATTTAAAACCAGCAGGAAACGAAAAAACTCAACTCTTAGTACGAGCAGATACCAATTTAG GAAATATACTGTTGAATGTTCTAATTCCACCTAAGATGCCATGTACAAGAACCGGAAAAAACAATGTTCTTATAGTTTGTGTTCCTAATCCACCGATCGATGAGAAGAATCCAGCTGTTCCTGTCACTATGCTAATAAGAGTGAAAACAAGTGAGGATGCAGATGAGTTGCACAAAATCTTACTGGAGAAAAAGGAGGCTTAA